The following DNA comes from Rosa rugosa chromosome 5, drRosRugo1.1, whole genome shotgun sequence.
gcatttattactcacaagtcacaacacattattttattgcattaattGCAAATTTTTTAACAAATTTCTGGATAactttttttgaaagggattTCTGGATAACTTTCCTTATGTTATCAAACATGGGAATGGAAAGTTcttcagaaatttcatttcctttcctATGAGAAAGACAATGAAATTACTTTCATTTCTGCGGACCAAATGAGGATTGAGGACGGGCCGAAAAGAAACTCTCGTATTGTTCATATAAGCAGAGTGATGGGGAAACAAAAACAATGAAGAAAATCTTCACTTTTGTCGATTTGGATCAAAGGGTTTAGGGAAGATCTCCATTGGGCCTGGGCCGGGatgcttataatttcttttGCAGATGGCAGATTTGAAGGGGAGAGTGAGGTGTATATAATACAAGTGCCGACAGTGTAGCCGGGTCCAGGTTGCTTTGTAATTTGGATCCAAGCCATCTCTATGCCAAGACTCCTCTGCCAACGACTAGCTTTCCCAATTCCCATAGCTACTTCACCAATACCTTTTCCTCATTTCTCCACCAAATCTCTAAACTTTCCCAAAAACCCAACACCTTATTTGGCCATGGCAAATCCCTCTGCAGCCAAAGCACCAATCACCCATGTCATTTTCGATATGGACGGCCTCTTACTAGGTAATTTCATCCCACACTTAGCTCTGCATTGCCTCTCTTCTCAATATTCTTGTGCTGCTTTCTCTTCATTTCACTGTAAATGGTCTGCTACCCACATATCTTGGATTCTTTATTTGATTCTTTTGGACTCTGGTTACTATGATTTATTAGCAAAAGAAAAGTTTGAACCTTTTCCACCCTTGAAAGAGGATGACTTGATGTGTTAATTTATCTTACGTTGTCTGGTTGAATTGTGCATTGCAAGAGATATGGTCATTATTATTCATAAGTTGACATCCGCTATGAATCATTGGATTTTTATGTACCATGAAACTGTCTGGGTTTTTGGGTTTGCAAGTTTGCTTATTGGTTTCTAAGGATCACAAAGTGAACTAATGCTTAGACCTATCAAGTTGATTAATATATAGAAGCGCTGTTTAAAAATCATATCTATTGCTAACATTGTATTTCAGATCTTCAATTGGTCTTTGTTTTCGATTATTGTGTGGACCAAGTTTAGTTCAATATGTCTTTTCTGTTTTGTGTGTATTTTGGAATTTTTTTGCTCTTAATTGATTTCTCCTATAgacattttattgtttttatgaGTTTGCTCAATGCCTTGGTTCTTAAGTTTGAGGCTTCTAGTTCATGTCCAGATTCTAGGAAAGAAATTGATGGTTTGATATGATTTTGCTGTCTCAGACACAGAGAAGTTCTATACTGAAGTCCAGGAAATTATACTTGCTAGGTACAATAAAACTTTTGATTGGGCTTTGAAAGCAAAAATGATGGGAAAGAAAGCAATAGAAGCTGCTCGGGTTTTTGTTGAAGACACTGGACTTAGTGACTCTCTTACTGCTGAGGACTTTCTAGTTGAAAGAGAGGCAATGTTGCAGAAGTTGTTTCCAACAAGCGAGCTGATGCCAGGTACCATTAGTATATGCAAACAGAGATATTAGCACACTTATGCCCTTTTAATTGTGTACTGTTCACACTTCATAATAAGCTTAACTGTATCTGGTTCAGCTTTCTAGATATGTATGGGGTCTCATTCTTTTGGTCTACTGTGTTTGTAATGTGAATGCTTATCAGAATGATCGGCATCTTATGTTTTCTGTTGCCCATTTCTCAGATCATATGCTAATTTAAAGTTTTCACTTTCTTTGACTTGGAGATATTAATATTGTACAACATGCTTCTGCTAGTTTGAATCTAATTATTGTAATAAATTGTAGGGGCCAGCAGGTTGATCAGACATCTACATGCGAAAGCAATACCCTTTTGCTTGGCAACTGGGTATAGTTCCTTCATATAGTTTTTCATTTTGTACTAGTAACCAGCTTTACCAAATGGAAGAGATCTGGAGCATTTCTTCAGCATGATCATTTACTTCCAACCGTCCTTACTCTATGTGTTACTATGATTgaaattataaaattataacATCGTAAATAATGCCACCAGGATAACTTTTTTTAAAATGTCTTGCAGCTCTCATAAGCGACATTTCGAATTGAAAACACAAAGCCATCGTGAGCTTTTTTCATTGATGCATCATGTTGTCAACGGTGACGATCCAGAAGTTAAACAAGGCAAACC
Coding sequences within:
- the LOC133709727 gene encoding (DL)-glycerol-3-phosphatase 2; translated protein: MPRLLCQRLAFPIPIATSPIPFPHFSTKSLNFPKNPTPYLAMANPSAAKAPITHVIFDMDGLLLDTEKFYTEVQEIILARYNKTFDWALKAKMMGKKAIEAARVFVEDTGLSDSLTAEDFLVEREAMLQKLFPTSELMPGASRLIRHLHAKAIPFCLATGSHKRHFELKTQSHRELFSLMHHVVNGDDPEVKQGKPSPDIFLAASKRFEGGPIDPNKCLVFEDAPSGVLAAKNAGMSVVMVPDPRLDSSFHDAADQVLGSLLDFNPSDWGLPPFDNPAS